In Sporichthya brevicatena, a single genomic region encodes these proteins:
- a CDS encoding ABC transporter permease yields the protein MVAAARAALQLTVVALVIAAVLPSDALSFVFVGGMLVAAAVTSAQRIVGWRSAPWAGLAVATGAVPVLTLILASGAVPFSGPAIVATSGIVIGGAMTACGQAGRRARDELRARAGEFEAALALGFDRRAAGLEIARPSAAQALFPPLDQTRTVGLVTLPGAFIGVLLGGGSAAEAASAQILVLFGLLAAEIVAVAVTLELVVRNRFAVRTANAGT from the coding sequence CTGGTCGCGGCGGCGCGGGCCGCCCTCCAACTGACGGTGGTCGCGCTCGTCATCGCGGCCGTTCTGCCGTCCGACGCCCTGTCGTTCGTGTTCGTCGGCGGGATGCTCGTTGCGGCCGCCGTCACCAGTGCCCAGCGGATCGTCGGGTGGCGGAGCGCGCCCTGGGCCGGGCTCGCGGTGGCGACCGGCGCGGTCCCGGTGCTGACGTTGATTCTCGCGTCCGGCGCCGTGCCCTTCTCTGGCCCGGCGATAGTCGCGACCTCCGGCATCGTGATCGGGGGAGCGATGACCGCGTGCGGACAGGCCGGACGGCGGGCGCGGGACGAGCTGCGCGCCCGGGCGGGGGAGTTCGAGGCCGCGCTGGCGCTCGGCTTCGACCGCCGCGCCGCCGGCCTGGAGATCGCGCGGCCGTCCGCGGCGCAGGCGCTGTTCCCCCCGCTCGACCAGACCCGCACCGTCGGCCTGGTCACGCTGCCGGGCGCCTTCATCGGCGTCCTGCTCGGCGGCGGCAGCGCGGCTGAGGCGGCGTCAGCTCAGATCCTCGTGCTGTTCGGCCTGCTCGCCGCCGAGATCGTCGCGGTCGCCGTGACGCTCGAGCTGGTGGTGCGGAATCGCTTCGCCGTCAGGACAGCGAACGCAGGAACTTGA
- a CDS encoding ABC transporter substrate-binding protein has translation MKPPLAGINRRTFLTGSASLLLLAACADDDDDLASPSASVPEEEPSASASAVPSDGPWRYTDDLGQLIELEKRPERIVAYSSAAAVLWDLGIEVVGTLGPVKDADGTALKVAGRIDVSRITDTGAEETDLEKLAALDPDIIVLQRNAEAIDYYPITESQEADARKIAPFVAVWAYGTDAETVVRSYERLAEALGADLNAPDRQAERTRLVDAQANLKSTLEGKSGLKVMFVSAYEDQLYVAKTADYPDLKTFQALGMDIVDPGGSEPYYEALSWENANKFPADLIFVDDRSAALQPDVLERDQPTWANLPAVKAGQIGAWNGEAVFSPRGFADAIEELTKVVAEADTAVVS, from the coding sequence GTGAAGCCCCCGCTCGCCGGAATCAACCGTCGCACCTTCCTCACCGGATCCGCGTCGCTGCTGCTGCTCGCCGCCTGCGCGGACGACGACGACGATCTCGCCAGCCCGTCGGCGAGCGTCCCGGAGGAGGAGCCCTCGGCCTCGGCGAGCGCGGTGCCGTCCGACGGCCCGTGGCGCTACACCGACGACCTCGGTCAGCTCATCGAACTGGAGAAGCGCCCGGAGCGGATCGTCGCCTACAGCAGCGCGGCCGCCGTCCTGTGGGACCTCGGCATCGAGGTCGTCGGGACGCTGGGCCCGGTCAAGGACGCCGACGGCACCGCGCTGAAGGTGGCCGGGCGCATCGACGTCTCGCGGATCACCGACACCGGTGCCGAGGAGACCGATCTGGAGAAGCTCGCGGCGCTGGACCCGGACATCATCGTCCTCCAGCGCAACGCCGAGGCGATCGACTACTACCCGATCACCGAGTCCCAGGAGGCCGACGCCCGCAAGATCGCGCCGTTCGTCGCGGTCTGGGCCTACGGCACCGACGCCGAGACCGTCGTGCGGTCCTACGAGCGGCTGGCCGAGGCGCTGGGCGCGGACCTGAACGCGCCCGACCGGCAGGCTGAGCGCACCCGGCTCGTCGACGCGCAGGCCAACCTCAAGAGCACCCTCGAGGGCAAGTCGGGGCTGAAGGTCATGTTCGTCTCGGCGTACGAGGACCAGCTCTACGTCGCCAAGACCGCGGACTACCCGGACCTGAAGACGTTCCAGGCCCTCGGCATGGACATCGTGGATCCGGGCGGCAGCGAGCCCTACTACGAGGCGCTGTCCTGGGAGAACGCCAACAAGTTCCCGGCAGACCTGATCTTCGTCGACGACCGTTCCGCCGCCCTGCAGCCCGACGTGCTCGAGCGCGACCAGCCGACCTGGGCCAACCTGCCCGCGGTGAAGGCGGGTCAGATCGGCGCCTGGAACGGCGAGGCGGTCTTCAGCCCGCGCGGGTTCGCCGACGCGATCGAGGAACTGACCAAGGTGGTGGCCGAGGCCGACACGGCGGTGGTGAGCTAG
- a CDS encoding iron-siderophore ABC transporter substrate-binding protein: MAAVAALALGLTACADDDDDLASSSASEPAATATTSATSAPAFPVSIEHAWGTAVVEREPTRVLSLGYQDQDSILALGVKPIAVRYWFGPDDDQIWPWAEEAAGSDGKDVEILTMTDGIQFEKIAALDPDLIVGVYSDLDQTSYDRLSQIAPTIGRPKDHIDYGTPWDVQLEITAKALGRSDRARELIDAVEAKFSEIRDRHPEWAGKEVAVASFGGADDSLATFAGSDPRSRFFQKLGFVTPKEIDDAAGDAFYLKVAKENARMLDRDLLVWDQVSYTEGGRSTIDNDPLFSQFDAMKEGRVVYTEGDIEFAYAFNTVLSLPYVLDRIEALIEAALDRDGGEGATGSEESASPSASTSSS, encoded by the coding sequence GTGGCGGCGGTTGCCGCGTTGGCCCTCGGCCTCACCGCCTGCGCGGACGACGACGACGATCTCGCGTCGTCCTCGGCCTCCGAGCCGGCGGCCACGGCGACCACGAGCGCGACCAGCGCGCCCGCGTTCCCGGTGTCGATCGAGCACGCCTGGGGGACCGCGGTCGTCGAGCGGGAGCCGACCCGTGTGCTGAGCCTGGGCTACCAGGACCAGGACTCGATCCTGGCGCTCGGGGTGAAGCCCATCGCGGTCCGTTACTGGTTCGGCCCCGACGACGACCAGATCTGGCCGTGGGCCGAGGAGGCCGCGGGCAGCGACGGCAAGGACGTCGAGATCCTGACGATGACCGACGGCATCCAGTTCGAGAAGATCGCCGCGCTCGACCCGGACCTCATCGTCGGCGTCTACTCCGACCTCGACCAGACCAGCTACGACCGGCTGTCGCAGATCGCGCCGACCATCGGCCGGCCGAAGGACCACATCGACTACGGCACCCCTTGGGACGTCCAGCTCGAGATCACGGCGAAGGCGCTCGGCCGGTCCGATCGAGCTCGTGAGTTGATCGACGCCGTCGAGGCGAAGTTCTCCGAGATCAGGGACCGGCACCCCGAGTGGGCCGGCAAGGAGGTCGCGGTCGCGAGCTTCGGCGGCGCCGACGACTCCCTCGCCACCTTCGCCGGCTCCGACCCGCGGTCCCGCTTCTTCCAGAAGCTGGGCTTCGTCACGCCGAAGGAGATCGACGACGCGGCGGGCGATGCGTTCTACCTCAAGGTCGCCAAGGAGAACGCGCGGATGCTCGACCGGGACCTGTTGGTCTGGGACCAGGTCTCCTACACCGAGGGCGGCCGCTCGACCATCGACAATGACCCGCTGTTCAGTCAGTTCGACGCGATGAAGGAAGGCCGCGTCGTCTACACCGAGGGCGACATCGAGTTCGCGTACGCCTTCAACACCGTGCTCAGTCTTCCGTACGTCCTCGACCGGATCGAGGCCCTGATCGAAGCCGCCCTCGACAGGGACGGCGGCGAAGGCGCCACCGGTTCCGAGGAGTCGGCGAGCCCCTCTGCCAGTACATCGTCCAGTTGA
- a CDS encoding ABC transporter substrate-binding protein, translating into MPVTLRSRRVRRGCAALALVVLAPLTACANDDDPLASSSGSSSASTAETPTESAAPAADSFPVTIEQSVGNVTIPSAPSRVVALDFPSADASIALGVIPVGMQNITYVEGGVQEWTKEALGTNPVPELIDQDNGFPFEQIAALDPDVILATNTYPLITENWSQLNAIAPVVGHVDEAGGDDWQDGFRKIARALGKTTDGDRLLAEAESVITQTKRDHPEFLGRTASFFNFVPNDGLYVISSNDDVSMRFIRDLGFAGAPTSVTALNNSGTPVSARALISAERYSVIDADVLLGTSTDPAALDELENSDLFQRVPAVARGSFLGFGIGPATAMAFPSILSVQYAVRELIDDLADAVRADETAGASASPTSS; encoded by the coding sequence ATGCCGGTGACGTTGCGTTCCCGCCGTGTCCGCCGCGGTTGCGCCGCGCTCGCCCTCGTCGTCCTCGCGCCGCTCACCGCGTGCGCGAACGACGACGACCCGCTCGCCTCGTCCTCGGGGTCGTCGTCGGCGTCGACCGCCGAGACCCCGACCGAGTCCGCCGCCCCGGCCGCGGACTCGTTCCCGGTGACGATCGAGCAGTCCGTCGGCAACGTGACGATCCCGTCGGCGCCGAGCCGCGTGGTCGCGCTGGACTTCCCCAGCGCCGACGCCTCGATCGCGCTCGGGGTGATCCCGGTCGGGATGCAGAACATCACCTACGTCGAGGGCGGCGTCCAGGAGTGGACGAAGGAGGCGCTCGGCACGAACCCGGTGCCCGAACTGATCGATCAGGACAACGGCTTCCCGTTCGAGCAGATCGCGGCGCTCGACCCCGACGTCATCCTCGCGACGAACACGTACCCGCTGATCACCGAGAACTGGTCGCAGCTGAACGCGATCGCCCCGGTCGTCGGGCACGTCGACGAGGCCGGCGGTGACGACTGGCAGGACGGCTTCCGCAAGATCGCGCGGGCGCTCGGGAAGACCACCGACGGCGACCGCCTCCTCGCCGAGGCCGAGAGCGTGATCACCCAGACCAAGCGCGACCACCCCGAGTTCCTGGGTCGGACGGCGTCGTTCTTCAACTTCGTGCCCAACGACGGCCTGTACGTCATCAGCTCCAACGACGACGTGTCGATGCGCTTCATCCGCGACCTCGGCTTCGCCGGGGCGCCGACGTCGGTCACCGCGCTCAACAACAGCGGAACCCCCGTCTCGGCGCGCGCGCTGATCAGCGCCGAGCGGTACTCGGTGATCGACGCCGACGTCCTCCTCGGCACCAGCACGGACCCCGCTGCGCTGGACGAGCTGGAGAACAGCGACCTGTTTCAGCGGGTACCCGCGGTCGCCCGCGGTTCGTTCCTCGGCTTCGGCATCGGTCCGGCCACCGCGATGGCGTTCCCCTCGATCCTGTCCGTCCAGTACGCGGTGCGGGAACTGATCGACGACCTGGCCGACGCGGTGCGGGCGGACGAGACAGCCGGTGCGAGCGCCTCCCCGACCTCTAGTTAG
- a CDS encoding acetyl-CoA C-acetyltransferase: MSAGTDIVICEPLRTPVGGFGGGLAPLAPHQLASIVIQALIERTGIPADRVDDVLLGNCYPTMDAPAIGRVAALDAGLPVTVTGLQIDRRCGSGLQAVLYAAMQIRDGASEIVLAGGAESMSNAAFYSTSMRWGAKGAGGVMLHDALARGRVTAGGQNYPVPGGMLETAENLRREYSIPRAEQDEFAVESHRRATAARDAGIFAEEIVPVTVPGRKGDTVIDTDEHIRPDASIESLAKLKPVLAKQDPEATVTAGNASGQNDGASICAVMTRATAESLGLRPLVRLVSWGVAGVPPKTMGIGPVPSTAKALAAAELKLADIDLIELNEAFAAQVLACTREWGFTGDDFARLNVHGSGISMGHPVGATGGRILATLAREMVRRDARYGLETMCIGGGQGLTAIFEKA, from the coding sequence ATGAGCGCCGGTACCGACATCGTCATCTGCGAGCCCCTGCGTACGCCCGTCGGGGGCTTCGGTGGGGGCCTGGCCCCGCTGGCTCCGCACCAGCTCGCGAGCATCGTCATCCAAGCCCTGATCGAGCGCACCGGGATTCCGGCGGACCGGGTCGACGACGTACTGCTCGGTAACTGCTACCCGACGATGGACGCCCCGGCGATCGGCCGCGTCGCGGCGCTGGACGCCGGACTGCCGGTGACCGTGACGGGCCTGCAGATCGACCGGCGTTGCGGGTCCGGCCTGCAGGCCGTCCTCTACGCCGCCATGCAGATCCGGGACGGCGCGTCCGAGATCGTGCTCGCCGGTGGCGCGGAGTCGATGTCGAACGCCGCGTTCTACTCGACCTCGATGCGCTGGGGCGCCAAGGGTGCCGGCGGCGTGATGCTGCACGACGCGCTGGCCCGTGGCCGCGTCACCGCCGGTGGGCAGAACTACCCCGTCCCCGGCGGGATGCTCGAGACCGCGGAGAACCTGCGCCGCGAGTACTCGATCCCCCGGGCCGAGCAGGACGAGTTCGCCGTCGAGAGCCACCGCCGGGCGACCGCCGCCCGCGACGCCGGGATCTTCGCTGAGGAGATCGTCCCGGTCACCGTGCCGGGCCGGAAGGGCGACACCGTCATCGACACCGACGAGCACATCCGCCCGGATGCCTCGATCGAGTCCCTCGCCAAGCTCAAGCCGGTGCTGGCCAAGCAGGACCCCGAGGCCACCGTCACCGCCGGCAACGCCTCCGGCCAGAACGACGGCGCCTCCATCTGCGCGGTCATGACCCGCGCGACGGCCGAGTCGCTCGGCCTGCGCCCGCTGGTCCGTCTCGTCAGCTGGGGCGTCGCCGGCGTCCCGCCGAAGACGATGGGCATCGGGCCGGTCCCGTCGACCGCCAAGGCGCTCGCCGCGGCGGAGCTCAAGCTCGCCGACATCGACCTGATCGAGCTCAACGAGGCCTTCGCCGCCCAGGTGCTCGCCTGCACCCGCGAGTGGGGCTTCACCGGCGACGACTTCGCCCGGCTCAACGTCCACGGCTCCGGCATCTCGATGGGTCACCCCGTCGGCGCCACCGGCGGCCGGATCCTCGCCACCCTCGCCCGCGAGATGGTCCGCCGCGACGCCCGGTACGGCCTCGAGACCATGTGCATCGGCGGCGGTCAGGGCCTGACCGCGATCTTCGAGAAGGCCTGA
- a CDS encoding mismatch-specific DNA-glycosylase has translation MGFSRAELERHRGATVPDLVGPETRLLLVGINPGLWTAAAQAHFAKRGNRFYPALYGAGITGHLIDASAGYRPGDREHLLERGIGITNVVPIATARADELTPEQFVAGGRALVRRVRRIRPAVVAVLGVTAYRAAFARPKAVPGRQDETLGGAELWVAPNPSGLNAHAQIPDLAAAYREIALAAGLALFPPPVA, from the coding sequence ATGGGGTTCTCACGGGCGGAGCTGGAGCGCCACCGCGGCGCAACCGTGCCCGACCTCGTGGGCCCGGAAACGAGGCTGCTGCTCGTCGGCATCAATCCCGGCCTCTGGACCGCTGCGGCGCAGGCGCACTTCGCCAAGCGTGGCAACCGCTTCTACCCCGCGCTGTACGGGGCCGGCATCACCGGCCACCTGATCGACGCCTCCGCCGGCTACCGCCCGGGCGACCGGGAGCACCTGCTGGAGCGGGGCATCGGAATCACCAACGTGGTCCCGATCGCCACCGCACGCGCCGACGAGTTGACCCCGGAGCAATTCGTCGCCGGCGGCCGCGCGCTCGTCCGCCGCGTCCGCCGGATCCGGCCGGCGGTCGTCGCCGTCCTCGGCGTGACGGCCTACCGCGCCGCGTTCGCCCGGCCCAAGGCGGTGCCGGGCCGTCAGGACGAGACCCTCGGCGGCGCCGAACTCTGGGTCGCGCCGAACCCCAGTGGTCTCAACGCCCACGCCCAGATCCCCGACCTCGCCGCCGCCTACCGGGAGATCGCCCTCGCCGCCGGCCTCGCCCTGTTCCCGCCGCCGGTCGCCTGA
- a CDS encoding O-acetyl-ADP-ribose deacetylase, which produces MATAEILVVVGDITELEVDAIVNAANSALRGGGGVDGAIHRAAGPELARAGARLAPCATGDAKATPAFDLDPPIRHVIHTVGPVWDGGDAGEPELLASCYRRSLEVADSLGARTVAFPAISTGIYGYPPALAAEVAVRTIRSTATDVARVLLVAFDDRTAALLRTASASDGS; this is translated from the coding sequence ATGGCCACAGCCGAGATCCTGGTCGTCGTCGGGGACATCACCGAGCTCGAGGTCGACGCGATCGTCAACGCGGCGAACTCCGCCCTCCGCGGCGGGGGCGGCGTGGACGGCGCGATCCACCGCGCAGCCGGGCCGGAGCTCGCGCGGGCGGGGGCACGGCTGGCGCCGTGTGCGACCGGCGACGCGAAGGCGACCCCGGCCTTCGACCTGGACCCGCCGATCCGGCACGTCATCCACACCGTCGGACCGGTCTGGGACGGCGGGGACGCCGGCGAGCCCGAGCTGCTCGCCTCCTGCTACCGCCGCTCCCTCGAGGTCGCGGACTCGCTGGGCGCGCGGACCGTCGCGTTCCCCGCGATCTCGACCGGGATCTACGGCTACCCGCCCGCGCTCGCCGCCGAGGTCGCCGTGCGCACGATCCGGTCCACCGCCACCGACGTCGCACGCGTCCTGCTCGTCGCCTTCGACGACCGGACGGCGGCGTTGCTCCGCACCGCCTCGGCGTCTGACGGTTCGTAA
- a CDS encoding class I SAM-dependent methyltransferase: MSAPTDTVNASFDATKAEEFGGRLFEMLSSSVVVMMIDLAARTGLLDTLATGSGTSEDLATRAGLQERYVRECLGSLVTAGIVDYDATTRTYSIPAEHAACLTGGGPTDLAPMTRMATVMAPHVPAVATAFREGGGVPYEAFRPEFTVTMDLLSRGLLDGHLLQDILPTAGLVEQFRSGARVADIGCGTGHAINLMAGEFPASAFTGFDFSTEAIDAGRKEAAELGLSNATFEVRDVSTLPAGSFDVVFAIDSIHDQRDPAGVLRAVHDALAPGGTFVMIDIKANSALEDNLDNPFAPLLYGVSTLHCMTVSLALGGAGLGTVWGEQTARAMLAEAGFEVLAVHDVPDDPMDSVYVSRRD, translated from the coding sequence ATGAGCGCACCCACCGACACCGTCAACGCCTCGTTCGACGCGACCAAGGCCGAGGAGTTCGGCGGTCGCCTGTTCGAGATGCTCTCGTCCTCGGTCGTGGTGATGATGATCGACCTCGCGGCCCGGACCGGCCTGCTGGACACCCTGGCGACCGGGTCCGGGACGAGCGAGGACCTGGCGACGCGCGCGGGTCTGCAGGAGCGGTACGTCCGCGAGTGCCTCGGTTCCCTCGTCACCGCCGGCATCGTCGACTACGACGCGACGACGCGCACGTACTCGATCCCCGCGGAGCACGCCGCCTGTCTCACCGGGGGTGGTCCGACCGACCTGGCCCCGATGACGCGGATGGCGACGGTCATGGCCCCGCACGTGCCTGCGGTCGCCACGGCGTTCCGCGAGGGCGGTGGTGTCCCGTACGAGGCCTTCCGGCCCGAGTTCACCGTCACGATGGACCTGCTGTCCCGCGGTCTGCTGGACGGCCACCTGCTCCAGGACATCCTGCCGACGGCCGGCCTGGTGGAGCAGTTCCGCTCGGGCGCTCGCGTCGCCGACATCGGCTGCGGGACCGGGCACGCGATCAACCTGATGGCCGGGGAGTTCCCCGCGTCGGCCTTCACCGGGTTCGATTTCTCCACCGAGGCCATCGACGCCGGGCGCAAGGAGGCGGCCGAACTCGGGCTGTCCAACGCAACGTTCGAGGTCCGCGACGTCAGCACGCTGCCCGCAGGTTCGTTCGACGTCGTCTTCGCGATCGACTCGATCCACGACCAGCGCGACCCGGCCGGCGTCCTGCGCGCCGTCCACGACGCCCTCGCGCCGGGTGGCACGTTCGTGATGATCGACATCAAGGCGAACAGCGCCCTGGAGGACAACCTGGACAACCCGTTCGCCCCGCTGCTCTACGGCGTCAGCACCCTGCACTGCATGACCGTGTCCCTGGCCCTCGGCGGCGCCGGCCTCGGCACCGTGTGGGGCGAGCAGACCGCACGGGCGATGCTCGCCGAGGCCGGGTTCGAGGTGCTCGCCGTCCACGACGTCCCGGACGACCCGATGGACTCGGTGTACGTCTCGCGCCGCGACTGA
- the dinB gene encoding DNA polymerase IV, giving the protein MSRVENADRREASILHADLDSFYASVEQRDDPALRGRPVLVGGGVVLAASYEAKAYGVRGAMGGVQARRLCPHAVVVPPRFEAYTEASRAVFQIFEDVTPLVEGISIDEAFLDVGGLRRLSGAPAEIGMRLRTRVREEVGLAITVGIARTKFLAKVASRVAKPDGLLLVPPETELEFLHPLPVNALWGVGPVTTAKLAERGITTVGEVATLAPEALTAMLGPAAGRQLFALSHNLDPRPVVVGRRRRSIGSQSAFGRGRRIPAEVDALTIAIVDRVMRRVRAAHRVGRTVVLRLRFDDFTSVTRSHTLPAPTDDTATVLAAVQALLAAARPVIAERGLTLVGVSVADLDDADAVQLALPLPRSGTETPTAGEAGALDATLDAVRERFGRAAIDRAVLLGRSTGFEVPKLPD; this is encoded by the coding sequence ATGAGCCGGGTGGAGAACGCTGACCGCCGCGAGGCGTCGATCCTGCACGCCGACCTGGACTCGTTCTACGCGTCGGTCGAGCAGCGGGACGACCCCGCGCTGCGCGGGCGGCCGGTCCTGGTCGGCGGCGGCGTGGTGCTCGCGGCCAGCTACGAGGCCAAGGCGTACGGCGTGCGTGGGGCGATGGGCGGGGTGCAGGCCCGTCGGCTCTGCCCCCACGCGGTCGTGGTGCCGCCGCGGTTCGAGGCCTACACCGAGGCGAGCCGCGCGGTGTTCCAGATCTTCGAGGACGTCACCCCGCTGGTGGAGGGCATCTCGATCGACGAGGCCTTCCTCGACGTCGGCGGGCTGCGGCGGCTCTCGGGTGCGCCGGCCGAGATCGGGATGCGCCTGCGGACCCGCGTCCGTGAGGAGGTCGGGCTCGCGATCACCGTCGGCATCGCGCGCACCAAGTTCCTCGCCAAGGTCGCGAGCCGGGTCGCCAAGCCCGACGGCCTGCTCCTCGTCCCGCCGGAGACCGAACTGGAGTTCCTGCACCCGCTGCCGGTGAACGCGCTCTGGGGCGTCGGGCCGGTGACGACGGCGAAGCTCGCCGAACGCGGGATCACGACCGTCGGCGAGGTCGCGACGCTTGCCCCCGAGGCGCTCACGGCGATGCTCGGCCCGGCGGCCGGGCGCCAGCTCTTCGCGCTCTCGCACAACCTCGACCCGCGCCCGGTCGTGGTCGGGCGCCGGCGGAGGTCGATCGGCTCCCAGTCGGCGTTCGGCCGCGGCCGCCGAATTCCGGCCGAGGTCGACGCCCTGACGATCGCGATCGTCGACCGGGTGATGCGGCGCGTGCGCGCGGCGCATCGGGTCGGGCGCACGGTGGTGCTGCGGCTGCGGTTCGACGACTTCACCTCGGTGACGCGCTCGCACACCCTTCCGGCCCCGACCGACGACACCGCCACCGTCCTGGCGGCGGTGCAGGCCCTGCTGGCCGCGGCCCGGCCGGTGATCGCGGAGCGCGGGCTGACGCTCGTCGGCGTCTCGGTCGCGGACCTCGACGACGCGGACGCCGTGCAGCTCGCGCTGCCGTTGCCGCGCTCGGGCACCGAGACGCCGACCGCCGGTGAAGCCGGGGCCCTCGACGCCACGCTCGACGCGGTGCGCGAACGCTTCGGCCGCGCCGCGATCGACCGGGCCGTTCTGCTCGGTCGGTCGACCGGGTTCGAGGTACCGAAGCTGCCCGACTGA
- a CDS encoding DUF899 domain-containing protein, which produces MGTPEVVDRATWLAARKALLELEKEETRWRDRINRARRAMPAVRVEQPYEFRGPDGRRTLADLFAGRRQLIVLHLMFGPGWGRSCPGCAFHADAIGDLTHLHARDTTLVAVSRAPWPELAAFARRMGWAFPWYSSAGSTFHYDFGVSLDERIAPVLWNHRTAAELRQAGLGALAEAEELNGVSVFLRPEPDRDTVLHTYSTYGRGVELLLSTYMWLDLTPFGRGEGWDGMPDLGGGRTWVRLHDEYATTPHPAWEHMFDEPGGER; this is translated from the coding sequence ATGGGCACTCCCGAGGTGGTGGACCGCGCAACCTGGCTGGCGGCGCGCAAGGCCCTTCTTGAGCTCGAGAAGGAGGAGACGCGCTGGCGTGACCGCATCAATCGGGCCCGCCGGGCGATGCCGGCGGTGCGTGTCGAGCAGCCGTACGAGTTCCGCGGGCCGGACGGCCGGCGGACGCTGGCGGACCTCTTCGCCGGCCGGCGCCAGTTGATCGTCCTGCACCTGATGTTCGGCCCGGGGTGGGGCCGGTCGTGCCCGGGCTGCGCCTTCCACGCCGACGCCATCGGCGATCTGACGCACCTGCACGCCCGCGACACGACCTTGGTCGCGGTGTCCCGCGCGCCGTGGCCTGAGCTCGCCGCCTTCGCCCGCCGGATGGGCTGGGCCTTTCCCTGGTACTCCTCGGCCGGCAGCACGTTCCACTACGACTTCGGGGTCTCGCTCGACGAGCGCATCGCCCCCGTGCTGTGGAACCACCGGACCGCCGCCGAACTGCGGCAGGCCGGACTGGGCGCCCTCGCCGAGGCCGAGGAGCTCAACGGGGTCTCCGTGTTCCTGCGTCCCGAGCCGGACCGGGACACCGTCCTGCACACCTACTCGACCTACGGCCGCGGCGTCGAGCTCCTGCTGAGCACGTACATGTGGCTCGACCTCACCCCGTTCGGGAGGGGCGAGGGATGGGACGGCATGCCCGACCTCGGTGGGGGCCGGACCTGGGTCCGCCTGCACGACGAGTACGCGACAACCCCGCACCCGGCATGGGAACATATGTTCGATGAGCCGGGTGGAGAACGCTGA
- a CDS encoding sigma-70 family RNA polymerase sigma factor, whose translation MTSSVLDPAGDPAAADVLAEVETHRVGLTGYCYRMLGSSFEAEDAVQETMLRAWKAQDSFEGRSSRKSWLYRIATNVCFDMLAARQRRARPMDLGPCSQALDNHAPPTAESVWVEPSVDARTLPGVVDPAEAALAKESVRLAFVAALQKLPPRQRAVLLLREVLRWSAAEVAELLGTSVASVNSALQRARATLDTSPAVEAETYEPTDAAQRELLEKYLDAFTRYDIDGLVKLLHSDATMCMPPYPMWLSGPEQVFAWMTGPGNRCEGSTMVPVSANGMPAFAQWRRTEDGTSYYPWSIQVLEVRDGVIVGLNFFLDVERLFPLYGLPAHPDDLPVPV comes from the coding sequence ATGACGTCCTCCGTGCTCGACCCCGCCGGCGACCCCGCGGCCGCCGACGTCCTCGCCGAGGTCGAAACGCACCGCGTCGGGCTCACGGGCTACTGCTATCGGATGCTCGGGTCGAGCTTCGAGGCCGAGGACGCCGTCCAGGAGACGATGCTCCGGGCGTGGAAGGCGCAGGACTCCTTCGAGGGGCGCTCGTCGCGCAAGTCCTGGCTGTACCGCATCGCGACCAACGTCTGCTTCGACATGCTGGCGGCCCGTCAGCGGCGGGCGCGCCCGATGGATCTCGGCCCGTGTTCGCAGGCGCTGGACAACCACGCCCCGCCCACCGCCGAGTCGGTGTGGGTGGAGCCGTCGGTCGACGCGCGGACCCTTCCGGGGGTCGTCGACCCGGCCGAGGCGGCGCTGGCGAAGGAGTCCGTCCGGCTGGCCTTCGTCGCCGCCCTGCAGAAACTGCCGCCCCGTCAGCGCGCGGTCCTGCTCCTGCGTGAGGTGCTCCGCTGGTCCGCGGCCGAGGTGGCGGAACTGCTCGGGACGTCGGTCGCGTCGGTGAACAGTGCGCTGCAACGCGCCCGCGCGACGCTGGACACCTCGCCCGCGGTCGAGGCCGAGACCTACGAGCCCACCGACGCCGCGCAGCGCGAGCTGCTCGAGAAGTACCTCGACGCGTTCACCCGTTACGACATCGACGGCCTGGTGAAGCTGCTGCACTCCGACGCGACGATGTGCATGCCGCCGTACCCGATGTGGCTGTCCGGCCCCGAGCAGGTGTTCGCCTGGATGACCGGGCCCGGCAACCGGTGCGAGGGCTCGACGATGGTGCCGGTCTCCGCGAACGGCATGCCCGCCTTCGCCCAGTGGCGGCGGACCGAGGACGGGACGTCCTACTACCCCTGGTCGATCCAGGTCCTCGAGGTGCGCGACGGCGTCATCGTCGGGCTCAACTTCTTCCTCGACGTCGAACGCCTCTTCCCGCTCTACGGCCTTCCCGCGCACCCGGACGACCTGCCCGTCCCCGTCTGA